In a single window of the Armatimonadota bacterium genome:
- the hisD gene encoding histidinol dehydrogenase — translation MEILRLSALSAERRRQILERAGEAVFAPAVRRAAREALEAVRSGGDQVLLDYTARFDGAAMDRSRLRVSDAEIDAAYGLLPAGLLDALQAAIARARRYNERLRPADWLQEMEPGVTVGVKYTPLASLGVYIPSGKGRFPSTAVTILTPAVVAGVPEIRVVLPPRADGSADPAVLAACDLLGVREIFRCNGVAGVAALALGSETIPAVTALAGPGNPYVAAVQLEAQAYGLRTLALLGPTEAVVLADDAADPRRVALDLINEAEHGTDSAALLLTDSDRLAREVALLVDEYLRRLPDDRRVFAESALSRYGGILVADSFDQAVAFVNAYAPEHLLLATRRPEETLARIVHAGEILLGQHTPFAAGNYAIGVPAALPTGRSARVSSGITVLSFLKTSSVAALDERGLAAVRPVVEALGAYEGFPAHVMAVTDR, via the coding sequence ATGGAGATCCTCCGGTTGTCCGCCCTCAGTGCCGAACGTCGGCGCCAGATCCTGGAACGCGCGGGGGAGGCCGTCTTCGCTCCGGCCGTGCGGCGGGCGGCCCGGGAGGCGCTGGAGGCGGTGCGGTCCGGCGGAGACCAGGTGCTGCTGGACTACACGGCGCGGTTCGACGGCGCGGCAATGGACCGCAGCCGGCTCAGGGTCAGCGACGCCGAGATCGACGCCGCCTACGGCCTCCTTCCCGCGGGCCTGCTGGACGCTTTGCAGGCGGCGATCGCCCGGGCGCGGCGGTACAACGAACGGCTGCGTCCGGCGGACTGGCTGCAGGAGATGGAGCCGGGTGTGACGGTGGGCGTGAAGTACACGCCCCTGGCCAGCCTGGGCGTGTACATCCCTTCGGGCAAGGGCCGGTTCCCCTCCACCGCGGTCACCATCCTCACGCCGGCCGTGGTCGCCGGCGTCCCCGAGATCCGCGTCGTCCTCCCCCCGCGGGCCGACGGCAGCGCGGATCCCGCCGTGCTGGCGGCCTGCGACCTCCTGGGGGTCCGCGAGATCTTCCGCTGCAACGGTGTCGCCGGCGTGGCGGCGCTGGCTCTCGGCTCCGAGACCATCCCGGCCGTGACCGCCCTGGCCGGCCCCGGAAATCCCTACGTCGCCGCGGTGCAGCTGGAGGCGCAGGCCTACGGCCTCCGCACGCTCGCCCTGCTGGGCCCGACCGAGGCGGTGGTGCTGGCCGACGACGCGGCCGACCCGCGCCGGGTGGCCCTGGATCTGATCAACGAAGCGGAGCACGGCACCGACTCCGCCGCGCTGCTCCTGACGGACAGCGACAGGCTGGCCCGGGAGGTGGCCCTGCTGGTGGACGAATACCTGCGCCGCCTTCCCGACGACCGCCGCGTCTTCGCCGAATCCGCCCTCTCCAGGTACGGGGGGATCCTCGTGGCCGATTCCTTTGACCAGGCCGTCGCCTTCGTGAACGCCTACGCCCCGGAACACCTCCTGCTCGCCACGCGCCGCCCGGAGGAGACCCTGGCGCGCATCGTCCACGCGGGAGAGATCCTGCTCGGGCAGCATACCCCCTTCGCCGCCGGCAACTACGCCATCGGCGTGCCCGCCGCGCTGCCGACGGGACGGAGCGCGCGGGTCAGTTCGGGGATCACGGTGCTGAGCTTCCTCAAAACCTCCTCGGTGGCGGCGCTCGACGAGCGGGGGCTGGCCGCCGTGCGCCCGGTGGTGGAGGCGTTGGGGGCGTACGAGGGGTTCCCCGCCCACGTTATGGCGGTGACCGACCGATGA
- the hisG gene encoding ATP phosphoribosyltransferase, whose protein sequence is MDPLTLALPTGRLFDDAVALLRRLDVLDDLPAERSLVVPGRNGFRLVIVKPADIPTYVEYGAADAGIVGKDVLLEQGRHVYELFDLGFGACRGVVALPEDRLETAWRPGVLLRIATKYPQVTTQFFAHQRRPVEIVAVHGSVELAPRAGLADGIMDLVMTGRTLRENGLVEAAEVFRSTARLIVNRVSLRTRAAHLRPVFEQIEALTRPAAR, encoded by the coding sequence GTGGACCCACTGACACTGGCGCTCCCGACGGGCCGCCTCTTCGACGATGCGGTGGCCCTCCTGCGCCGCCTGGACGTGCTGGACGACCTCCCCGCGGAACGCAGCCTGGTCGTTCCCGGTCGCAACGGCTTCCGATTGGTGATCGTCAAGCCGGCGGACATTCCCACCTACGTCGAGTACGGGGCGGCCGACGCCGGGATCGTCGGCAAGGATGTCCTGCTGGAGCAGGGACGACACGTGTACGAACTCTTTGATCTGGGCTTCGGGGCCTGCCGGGGGGTCGTGGCCCTGCCGGAGGACCGGTTGGAGACGGCCTGGCGGCCGGGCGTGCTGCTGCGGATCGCGACGAAGTACCCGCAGGTCACGACGCAGTTCTTCGCGCACCAGCGACGTCCGGTGGAAATCGTCGCGGTCCATGGGTCCGTCGAACTCGCACCGCGGGCCGGGCTGGCCGACGGCATCATGGACCTCGTGATGACCGGACGCACCCTGCGCGAGAACGGGCTGGTGGAAGCCGCCGAAGTCTTCCGCTCCACGGCCCGCCTGATCGTCAACCGCGTCAGCCTGCGGACGCGGGCCGCGCACCTGCGTCCGGTGTTCGAACAGATCGAGGCGCTCACGCGCCCGGCGGCGCGGTAG